One genomic window of Roseobacter ponti includes the following:
- a CDS encoding biotin-dependent carboxyltransferase family protein, whose product MSGALKVLSAGPALSLQDLGRRGYLAFGLTRGGAADTLALHEGAALLGQSAELAAIEMTGMGSTFEATADTVIALTGARMTATLDGAPLVWNASHALPAGAKLAIGGVQAGTCGYLHVAGGFDVPVQMGARGSHLNAGIGGLLEADDALPLTDASARSGYFLTPDNRLAGGTIHVIESIQTTEFSEETRARFAATPFRRDPRGNRQGVRMDSDGDGFFARDGLSIVSEVIVPGDIQITGDGAPFVLMCESQTTGGYPRIGTVIPSDLPKVAQAPVGAPLKFEFVSHEEARALETRARAAIKALAGQVQPLVRDPADIADLLSYQLVSGVVSASADPFET is encoded by the coding sequence ATGAGTGGCGCGCTCAAAGTGCTCTCGGCGGGGCCGGCGCTGAGCCTGCAGGATCTCGGCCGGCGCGGGTATCTTGCGTTCGGGCTGACGCGGGGCGGGGCGGCGGATACGCTGGCCCTGCATGAGGGGGCCGCACTGCTGGGCCAGAGCGCGGAGCTTGCCGCCATTGAGATGACCGGGATGGGCAGTACCTTTGAGGCCACGGCAGACACGGTGATCGCCCTCACGGGTGCGCGGATGACCGCCACGCTTGACGGTGCACCGCTGGTCTGGAACGCGAGCCATGCGCTGCCCGCCGGCGCAAAGCTTGCCATCGGCGGGGTGCAGGCGGGCACCTGCGGCTATCTGCATGTGGCCGGCGGCTTTGATGTCCCGGTGCAGATGGGTGCGCGGGGCAGCCACCTCAACGCCGGCATCGGCGGTCTGCTGGAGGCCGATGACGCGCTGCCGCTCACAGATGCCTCTGCACGCAGCGGATATTTCCTGACACCCGACAACCGGCTCGCAGGTGGCACGATCCATGTGATCGAATCGATCCAGACCACCGAGTTCTCCGAAGAGACGCGTGCGCGTTTTGCCGCGACCCCCTTTCGGCGCGACCCGCGCGGCAACCGCCAGGGCGTGCGCATGGATTCCGACGGCGACGGGTTTTTCGCGCGGGACGGGCTTTCGATTGTCTCCGAGGTGATTGTGCCGGGTGACATCCAGATCACCGGTGACGGCGCGCCCTTTGTGCTGATGTGCGAGAGCCAGACCACGGGCGGGTATCCGCGGATCGGCACTGTAATCCCCTCGGATCTGCCAAAAGTGGCGCAGGCGCCGGTAGGCGCGCCTTTGAAGTTTGAATTTGTGAGCCATGAAGAGGCCCGCGCGCTGGAGACCCGCGCGCGGGCCGCGATAAAGGCGCTCGCAGGGCAGGTGCAGCCGCTGGTCCGCGACCCTGCCGATATCGCCGATCTGCTGAGTTATCAGCTTGTGAGCGGCGTCGTTTCCGCGTCCGCCGACCCGTTTGAGACATGA